A region of the Streptococcus oralis Uo5 genome:
TATTAGCAAGTAAGTCTTGATGAACTGCTGCTAGTAAATCATAAGCCTTATTGTAAAATCCTCGATTAGCAGATGGGAGGTTAGTTTTCTTAGCTCCGAGTTTATGAGACAAACTTTCTTGCTTGTCTAGTTTACTATCAATGGCTGCAGCAGTTTCTGCTGAAAGTTCCTTGGCAGAAATATAACGAGAGATTCCATTCTCCTCAAATACATAGCCATCAGCTACTTTTCGAATCACCTGTTTAACCAATTTTTCATCAATTGGATTGCTTGGAGATGGTTGAGGATTTGGTGCAGGTTGCGGGCTTGGACTAGGTTCCGGAGTCGGTTGTGGACTTGGTTGTTCTGGTCTTGAATCCGGCACCCTATGGTTCGAACTGTACTGTAGAGGAATAATACGAGCGATTCGTTCTTCCAATTCAGACATCTGTGAATAAGGAATGAAATGGTAATGGTTCCCATGAGGCACAGCAACTCCTCTAGCTGTTCGACTTGTAATCTGTGCTGGGTCGAAGACAAGGCCATCAGATTCTACGTGTCGTTGGCTGAGTGGCAAGGCATAAAGTTGTTTCAGAAGGCCATCAATATCCTCATCATTTTGACTTGCTTGGCTATCGTCGCTACCGTTGTTAGATGTGTTCGTGTTCGTATAGCCACTGCCTTGGTTATTATAGGATGGGGTCCATCTATCTACATCGCTACTAGCACTGTTGTTATTGGTACGGCGATAAGTAGGCGTGTTTGATTGGCCACTTCTACCAGATAGAAAAGCTTCTGCTGCAGCCAATTCGCTGGCTGATAACTCACTCTTAGGAATGTAATGGTAATGATTGCCATGAGGAACGATATAAGCATCACCAGTATCTTCAATGATATCAGAGGCATTAAAGATGTAACCATCATCTGTGGTGTAGCGTCCCTGTGAACGTGCCAAGGCTACCGCACCATCGTTTGCTGAAGTCCCTCTTTCACGATGCTGACTATGTTCTTGTTTTTGCCGATTGATTTCTTCTTTTGTACGAACATTATCTGCATGGGCTGCATCCTTAAGGTAGACATAGTATTTTCCATCTACCTTGATCACATAACCGCCCTTGATTTCACTGACAATATCCTCGTCCTTGAGCTGGTAGTTCGGATCCTTCATCAGCAACTCTTCACTGATGATGGCATCATAAGGAACCTTGCCATTGTAATAATGATAGTGGTCACCATGTGAAGTGACATAGCCCTGGTCTGTTATCTTGATGACGATTTGCTCCGCATTGATGCCTTCTTTCTTGCTAACCTCATCAGGAGTCAGATTCTCTGTTTTTTGCGCAGCCTGTTTTCCATCTATATAGGAAATACGATTATTTTCTTTGACTGTTCTGGCTTGATACAGTCCCAACTCGTAAGAACAAACACTTAAAATTAAAGCTGCCGCAGAACCAGCAAGGTATTTTTTATTAATTTTCATCGAAACTCACTTTCTTTTTTGATATTTCTAGTTGCAATTCATTTCTAAATTGCAGAAACTCCTCTCTATTACTTAACTGGTTAATAGTTTACTCCTAAATTTGCAACTTGTCAAGAATTTTATGAACCAGTTAAGTATTTTTTATTCTTCACCGCTACTTTCTCTAGAATGGAGTTTATATAAGAAAGATTTTCTTGAAAGTTCTTAAAAAAATCCCTGCAACTGGGTTGCAAGGACTTTTCGATTAATCAAAATTAACGTATTCTTTTTGAAGTTCAAGAACTTCTTCCATTGTTGAGCATTCTGTAAGGGCACGGTTTGCGTACTCTTCCATCTTAGCTGTATCGAGTTTCTTCATCAAGCTACGTGTACGAAGTACTGATGTTGCTGACATAGAGAACTCATCCAAGCCCATTCCGACAAGAAGTGGAACAGCCTGTTGGTCACCAGCCATCTCACCACACATACCAGCCCATTTACCTTCAGCGTGAGCTGCTTTGATAACGTTGTTAATCAAACGAAGGATTGATGGGTTGTATGGTTGGTAAAGGTATGAAACTTGCTCGTTCATACGGTCTGCTGCCATTGTGTATTGGATCAAGTCGTTTGTACCAATTGAGAAGAAGTCAACTTCTTTAGCAAATTGGTCTGCAAGCATTGCTGCTGCTGGGATTTCGATCATGATACCAACTTGGATATTATCCGCAACTGCAACACCTTCAGCAAGAAGGTTTGCTTTTTCTTCGTCAAAGACTGCTTTCGCTGCACGGAATTCTTTCAAGAGCGCAACCATTGGGAACATGATACGCAATTGACCGTGAACAGACGCACGAAGAAGGGCACGGATTTGTGTGCGGAACATAGCATCTCCAGTCTCAGAGATAGAGATACGAAGGGCACGGAATCCAAGGAATGGGTTCATTTCGTGAGGCATATCGAAGTAAGGAAGTTCCTTATCTCCACCGATATCCATTGTACGAACAACAACAGGCTTACCGTTCATTCCTTCAAGTACAGCCTTGTAAGCTTCGTACTGCTCGTCTTCTGTTGGGAAGTCTTGAGAATCCATGTACAAGAACTCTGTACGGTAAAGACCAACAGCTTCAGCACCGTTGTCATTGACACCTTCAACGTCTTTTGGAGTACCGATGTTGGCAGCCAATTCAAAGTGTTTGCCATCAGCAGTTACTGTTTGTGCATCTTTCAAGAGAGCCCATTCAGCTTTTTGTTTCGCATACGCTTCACCAGCAGCCTTGAATTCAGCCGCTTGCTCATCAGTTGGGTTGATAATAACCTCACCAGTGATACCGTTAACGGCAAGAATGTCACCGTCTTTAACGATTTCAGTGATATTGTTTGTACCCAATACTGCTGCAATTTCAAGCGTACGCGCCATGATAGCTGAGTGGCTTGTACGTCCACCGATGTTTGTTACAAAAGCTTTAACAAAGTTTTTGTCCAATTGAGCTGTATCTGAAGGAGTCAAGTCATGCGCAATCACGATTACTTCTTCATTGATAGAAGCTGGGTTTGGTAATTTTTTACCAAGTAGGTTTGCCAATACACGTTTTGTCACGTCGCGGATATCCGCAGCGCGTTCTTGCATGTATGGGTTGTCTTCCATGCCTTCAAAGATAGTGATAAACATGTCTGTTACTTCTTTCAGACCTGCTTCTGCATTCACTTTCTTCGCACGGATTGTTTCCTTGATTTGGCTGATCATTTCTGGGTCAGCAAGAACCATTAAGTGAGCGTCAAAAACTTGAGCTGCTTCTTCACCGAGCGTACCTACTGCTTTCTCGCGAATAACAGAAAGCTCGTCTTGTGATGCCTGTAGAGCGGCATCAAGGCGAGCTTCTTCTGCGTTTGTATCTTCGACTGTAATAGTCTCAAATGACAAATCCGGTTGAACGAGTAGATATGCTTTTGCAACTGCAACACCATCAGATGCTGCGATTCCTTTAAGCATTTCTGTCATTTTCCTTATGCCAATCCTTCTTTTTCCATAGTTTCAGTGATAGCAGCAATTGCGTCGTCAGCATCTGCACCTTCAGCTGAAATTGTAACGTCAGCACCTTGGCCAACACCAAGACTCATAACACCCATGATAGATTTAAGGTTTACTGATTTACCTTTGTATTCAAGAGTGATATCTGAAGCAAATTTGCTAGCTGTTTGAACCAACAATGTTGCTGGACGTGCATGAATACCTGTTTCTGCCACTACGTGGAAATCTTTAGAAGCCATAGTTTGACTCTCCTTTAGTTATTTCTTTTTTGGATTATATGTGATAACCCTTACAAGACTGTATTATATCACCTTCTAGATAATTTTTCAAGTGTTTTATGGACTTTCTTCTATTTCCTTTCTGATAACTTGCTGAAAATCTTCTATTTATCTTACCAATATACAGTATATAGTTTTTTTGTTTTGATAAACTTTGATAGTTCAATGAAAACCCAATTTTACACTCTGACAAAACACTATATCTTGTGCTTTGTTTTTGAAACTGTAACTTTTTAGCACAAGATTTAGTTTAAAAAGTTTGACAAAGTTTTTTTTTCTGATATACTAAGAAAGTAATCAATTTTGAAAGAGGAGTTACGAAAATGGTAACCGTTTATTCTAAAAACAACTGTGTCCAATGTAAGATGACCAAGCGTTTCTTGGACAGCAACAATGTGGCTTATCGTGAGATTAATCTTGATGAGCAACCTGAGTACATCGATCAAGTTAAAGAGCTCGGTTTCAGCGCAGCTCCTATTATCCAAACACCAACTGAAGTTTTTTCAGGTTTCCAACCAGGAAAACTAAAACAGTTAGCATAATCTTAGTACATCATCCAGAAGAGATTGCTTCTAGGGCTAACTTAGAAGCCTTTCTTTTGTAGTTAGATAAGGGAAATTTTATGGGATTAAAACATCTTGAGGACGTGACCTACTTCCGTCTCAATAACGAAATCAACCGTCCTGTTAATGGACAAATCATGCTTCATAAAGATAAAGAAGCCTTGGATGCCTTCTTTAAAGAAAATGTAGTACCAAATACCATGGTTTTTGATTCAATCACTGATAAAATCAACTACCTCATTGAACACAACTACATCGAAACTGCATTTCTCAAGAAGTACCGTCCAGAGTTCTTGGAAGAATTGCATCAATTCATCAAAGACCAAAACTTCCAATTCAAATCATTCATGGCTGCCTATAAGTTTTACAATCAATATGCCTTGAAGACTAACGATGGGGAATACTATCTTGAAAGCATGGAAGACCGTGTCTTCTTTAACGCACTTTATTTTGCTGATGGTGATGAAGCTGTTGCGATTGATATTGCCAATGAAATCATCCATCAACGCTACCAACCTGCTACTCCTTCCTTTTTAAACGCAGGTCGTGCTCGTCGTGGGGAGTTGGTATCTTGTTTCTTGATTCAAGTAACTGATGACATGAACTCTATCGGACGTTCCATCAACTCTGCTCTTCAACTTTCACGTATCGGTGGTGGTGTGGGAATTTCCCTCAGCAACCTTCGTGAAGCTGGAGCTCCTATCAAAGGTTATGAAGGAGCAGCTTCTGGTGTCGTTCCAGTTATGAAACTCTTCGAAGACAGTTTCTCCTACTCAAACCAACTTGGTCAACGTCAAGGTGCTGGTGTTGTCTACCTCAACGTCTTTCACCCAGATATCATCGCCTTCCTTTCCACTAAGAAAGAAAATGCTGATGAAAAAGTTCGTGTGAAGACCCTTTCACTTGGTGTTGTAGTACCCGATAAATTCTACGAATTAGCTCGTAAAAATGAAGAAATGTATCTCTTTAGCCCTTACTCTGTAGAGCTTGAGTATGGTGTACCGTTCAACTACATCGACATCACTGAAAAATATGATGAATTAGTAGCAAATCCAAATATCCGCAAGACAAAAATCAAGGCGCGTGATTTGGAAACGGAAATCTCTAAATTGCAACAAGAATCTGGTTACCCTTATGTCGTCAACATTGATACAGCCAACCGTGCTAATCCAGTAGATGGAAAGATTATCATGAGTAACTTGTGTTCTGAGATTCTTCAAGTTCAAGAACCAAGCTTGATCAACGATGCTCAAGAATTCCTTCAAATGGGAACGGACGTTTCATGTAACCTTGGATCAACAAACGTGGTCAACATGATGACTTCACCTGACTTTGGTCGTTCTATTCGCGCTATGGTTCGTGCCCTTACTTTCGTTACAGATAGTTCACACATCGTAGCTGTCCCTACTATCGACCACGGAAACAGTTTGGCTCACACCTTTGGTCTTGGTGCTATGGGACTTCACAGTTACCTTGCCCAACAACTCATCGAATACGGATCTCCTGAGTCAGTTGAATTTACAAGCATCTACTTTATGCTTATGAACTACTGGACCTTAGTGGAGTCAAACAATATCGCTCGCGAACGTGGTATTACCTTCCACAACTTTGAAAAATCAGACTATGCTAACGGTAGCTACTTTGACAAGTATGTGACAGGCGAGTTTGTTCCAAAATCAGACCGTGTTAAAGAACTCTTCAAAGATGTCTTTATTCCAAGTGCTGCTGATTGGGCTGAACTTCGCGAAAAGGTTCAAGCAGATGGACTTTACCACCAAAACCGTCTAGCTGTAGCGCCAAATGGTTCTATCAGCTACATCAACGATGTTTCTGCTTCTATCCACCCGATTACACAACGTATCGAAGAACGTCAAGAGAAGAAAATCGGTAAGATCTACTACCCTGCTGCAGGCTTGTCAACAGATACTATTCCTTACTACACTTCTGCTTATGACATGGATATGCGTAAGGTGATTGATGTTTACGCGGCTGCGACTGAGCACGTGGATCAAGGACTTTCACTCACTCTCTTCATGCGTAGTGACATTCCAAAAGGTCTTTACGAATGGAAGAAAGAAAATAAACAAACCACACGTGACTTGTCTATCCTTCGTAACTATGCCTTTAACAAGGGTATCAAGTCTATTTACTACGTCCGTACCTTTACAGACGACGGTGGAGAAGTCGGTGCTAACCAATGTGAAAGCTGTGTGATTTAATTTTTATCTGAGGCAACCACATTTTCTCAGACTACTGATTAAGTTACCCACCAGACAAAACTTGATAAGTATCTTAAATACTATGAAAAACTAAAAAGTCGGTCTTCCGACTTTTTGTGCGATACTCTTCTCAGACTATGATAAAATAGAGAAGATTCTATCATCGCATAATTACATACAGAAAGAGATTTCAAATGGAAACTTACTACAAAGCCATTAACTGGAATGCCATCGAAGATGTCATCGACAAATCAACTTGGGAAAAGCTGACGGAGCAATTCTGGCTTGATACGCGTATCCCCTTGTCAAATGACCTTGATGACTGGAGAAAACTATCAAACAAGGAAAAAGACTTGGTAGGAAAAGTCTTTGGTGGTTTAACGCTTCTTGATACCATGCAATCTGAAACAGGGGTTCAGGCTCTTCGTTCCGACATCCGTACACCGCATGAGGAAGCTGTTTTTAACAACATCCAATTTATGGAATCTGTCCACGCAAAATCCTATTCTTCTATCTTCTCTACCTTAAACACCAAGGCTGAGATTGAAGAAATCTTTGAATGGACCAACACCAACCCTTACCTACAAAGAAAAGCAGAAATTATCAATGAGATCTACCTCAATGGTACGCCTCTTGAAAAGAAGGTTGCCAGTGTCTTCCTTGAAACCTTCCTCTTCTATTCAGGTTTCTTTACACCACTTTACTATCTTGGTAACAACAAACTGGCCAACGTTGCGGAAATCATCAAACTGATCATCCGTGATGAATCTGTTCACGGAACTTACATTGGTTACAAATTCCAACTTGGTTTTAATGAATTGCCTGAAGAAGAGCAAGAAAAACTTAAAGAATGGATGTACGACCTGCTCTATACTCTCTACGAGAACGAAGAAGGTTATACTGAAAGTCTCTATGACGGTGTTGGTTGGACCGAAGAAGTTAAAACTTTCCTTCGTTACAATGCCAATAAAGCTCTTATGAACCTAGGACAAGATCCACTCTTCCCTGATTCAGCAGATGATGTCAATCCTATCGTCATGAACGGTATTTCAACAGGAACTTCTAACCACGACTTCTTCTCTCAAGTCGGAAATGGTTACCTCCTTGGTGAAGTTGAAGCCATGCAAGACGAGGATTACAACTACGGTTTGAACTAATTTGATCAATCATTCAAAATATCATGGTTTGTTTAAAACAACCATGATATTTTGTTTTTGTTTTTTCTATTTGATTGATTGAGCGTTTTATGGTAAGATAATAATAGTAGAAATCGAGGTGATAAGGATGCTAAAGCAAGAAAAACTAGATAGTATTCTAGAAGCAGTAAACACAAAAGGTACCATTACTGTAAAAGAGATTATGGAGAGTCTTGATGTGTCAGACATGACAGCTCGTCGCTACTTACAAGAATTGGCAGATAAGGATTTGCTGGTTCGTGTGCATGGTGGTGCTGAAAAACTTCGTACAGGTTCTCTCTTAAACAACGAACGCTCAAACGTTGAAAAACAAGGCTTGCAGATTGCTGAAAAACAAGAAATTAGCCGTTTTGCGGGTCATTTGATTGACGAAGGTGAAACCATTTTTATCGGGCCAGGAACAACCTTAGAATGTTTTGCTCGTGAGCTCCCAATTGATAATATTCGTGTTGTAACAAACAGTCTTCCTGTCTTTCTCATCCTAAACGAACGAAAACTAACAGATTTGATTTTGATTGGCGGAAATTATCGCTCTATCACTGGTGCTTTTGTAGGAACACTCACCTTGCAGGATTTGACCAACCTTCAGTTTTCTAAAGCTTTTGTAAGTTGTAATGGTATTAAGGATAAGGCAATTGCTACTTTCAGTGAAGAAGAGGGCGAGGTACAACGAATCGCCTTGAACAATGCCAATAAAAAATACTTACTGGCAGACCACAGTAAGTTTAATAAGTTTGATTTTTACAATTTCTACAATATCTCAGAAATTGATACCATCGTTTCAGATTCCAAACTGAGTCAGGAGACATTTGAAGACCTGTCGAAACAAACAACCATTCTTTTATCAAAACCATAAAAATTCCCCTGCCTTTTGGCGGGGAATTTTTGTTGAATTTTATTCAATAAGTTGTGTCTCAGCTAGTTTCTTGTACCAGTGAGCCGATTTCTTTGGATAGCGCTCCTGAGTCTCAAAATCAACATAGAAGAGACCGTAACGCTTTTCATAGCCATTTGACCAAGAAAAGACATCCATTAGCGACCAGATAAAGTAGCCTTTGACTTTGGCTCCATCAGAGATTGCATCTGAAATCACTTCCATATGTTTCTTAACATAATCAATCCGCCCATCATCGTAGACTGTTCCATCCACAAACTCGTCTTTGTATCCGAGACCATTCTCTGTGATGTAAATCTTCTTGTAATTTGGGTAATCTTTCTTTACGCGCATGATTTGGTCATACAAACCTTGAGGGTAGATAATCCAATCCCAATCCGTACGTGGGACATAGTCAGGCGCCACTCGACGTCCAACTCCCTTAATCTGATATTTAGAACTTCCTTTTTCACCTTTTCCATTGTGGATGATTTCCGTCTCACCATCAAAGGCTTGCATCCAATCACTCATGTAGTAGTTAATTCCAAGGAAGTCATTCAGGTCTTTTGCTGCTTCTAGGACTGCAAAGTCTTCTTCACGCAGATCTAAGCTTCCACCATTGACTGCTAAGATATGGTTGACACCTTCCATTGTTTCTTCGGAATATCGTCCTAGATAAGTCGCATCCAAAATAAATTTATTGTGAATGATATCTTCTAACTCGGCTGAACGAACATCTGCTGGATTATCTGGATCCAGAGGATACTTAGTAGGCAGTGCATGAACCACACCAATTTCACCCTTATATCCCTTATCCTTGAAAAATTTTACTGCACGCGCATGCGACACCATCATATTGTGATGAGATTGGAAGACTTTGGCAAGGTCGTACTGAATACCTGGAGGGAATTTTCCAACCAAGTATTGACCATCTCCTATCGGCCCAATTTCATTAAAGGTTGTCCAATAGTTGACTTCTGGGAATTCTTCAAAACAAAAAGCCGCGTAGTCTACAAAGTGTTCAATGTTTTCACGGTTTAAGAAATCTCCATTTGAATGAAGTGCTTCTGGCGTATCAAAGTGATGAAGAGTTACAAAGGGCTCAACATGCCGTTTGTGACATTCTGCAAATAGATTATGATAGAACTCAACCCCCTTGTCATTAACCTTCCCATAACCAGTTGGAAAGATACGTGACCAAGCGATTGAAATACGGATACCATTGACACCATACTCTTCTGCAAGTTTGAGGTCAACTGGGTATTTGTGATAGAAATCACTGGCTGGTTCAGCAGTGTACCAGTAGTTATCTTTGAGGTATTTGTCCCAGGCAACTGGTCCTTTACCATCAGTATTGGTCGCACCTTCTGCTTGATAGGCTGCTGTTGCCCCGCCAAAAATAAAGTCTTTTGGAAGTGTTTTTGTCATTTGATTCACCTTTCAAGAAATAGAAATGAGATGGAGATAGAGTTGGGAGGAATTCCGCCATCTCACTTCTTTGCTATTTACCTTTTATTCTTCAAACTGCGCTTGAACAAAGGCAAGAGCACCTTTTCCATCGCGAGTCAATTTAATGTATTGCCCACCTTCTGTCTTGGCAAGTTTGATACCAAGTTTGTCGGTTTCGGCCTTCATGTCTTCAAAGTTTGAAGCAACTTGAGGAGCAAGGATAACCAGATCAAACTCAGGCAACATTTCACGGTGAGCACCATAGCCACCAGCTGCTGCTTTAACAGGAACCTTGTACTCCGCAGCTGCTTTGTTTAGAGCATTTGCAAGGAGACCACTTGTTCCTCCACCTGCACAGAGAACCAAGACATTGGTTTCTTCAGTAATTGTGTTTTGCGTTGCTTCTACACCAGCTTTTTCAAGAATAGCATCTGCTTTGGCAGTATTGAAGTTTGCAGCTACTTTTTCTTTTAATTCATCATTGGCTTTACCAGAACGTTCTTCTTCAAGGATTTGTTCATCATAAACCTTGAGGAATGGATAGTAAATGGCTACGTCAACAAGGATTAACAAAGCAGCAAGTACAAATGACAAGAATTGGAAGTTTGTACCGAGAACAATACCGAGCGGACCTGGTGTTGTCCAAGGAAGGTTGGCAGTAAATGAGTTCATGCCAAGCGTTTCAATGAAGAATTTAAAGATCCAGACGTTTGCGATTGGCGCAAAGATGAATGGAATAAAGAAGATTGGGTTCAAGACAAGTGGTGCACCAAACAAGATTGGTTCATTTACACCAAAGAAGGTTGGAACTACTGACGCTCGTCCGATTGCACGATTTCGTTTTGATTTTGTTAACCACATGAACATGAATGGAACAACCAGTGTCGCACCAGTACCACCCATGGTAACGATAAACATTTGTGTACCAGAAGTAAGAATCTTGTCAGCGTGCATACCTTGTTGGAGAAGGTTCAAGTTTACTTCGGCATTTGCATAGGTAATAGCTGCGATTGCTGGCTCGACGATTGAAGGACCGTGGATACCAACAAACCAGAAGAAGGCAAAGGCACCAAAGATAATGGTAATACCAAGATAGCCATCAGCTGCAGAGAATAATGGTGCAAAGAATTTACCGATTGATTCTGCTACGCTTGCTCCAACAAAATGACGAGCTAGTAAATCAAGGGCGTAAAGAGAAACAACAGATAGAGTGAATGGAATCACATCTTTAAAGACTTGTGAGATATTGGGTGGAACTTCGTCAGGCATTCGAATAGTGACGTTGTTCTTAACACAAACCTTATAGATTGCTACGGTTACAAAGGCAGCAAGAAAGGCTGAAAGCAAACCTTTTGTCCCAAGGAAACCTGTCGCAAAACCACCTTCAATCGGGTCAGCTGCTAACATCAACAAACCAACAATCGCTGCCAACAATGTTGACATATAGTTGATTTGATTGGTTTTCTCCATGCTACGGTTTACTGAGTCGGTCAATGACTTAGCTGTTGTACCAGCTACCAAGAGAGCTAGAATCCCCATTGAATAGCTATAAGGTTTCATGAGGAGATTAACAACATCATCAGACCATTTAAAGCCCCATGAGTTAGGAACAAAGGCAATCAAGATAAAGATACTTGAGAAGAGAATAACAGGCATACCTGCAATGAAACCATCACGAATAGCACGAAGATAGATATTACGAGATAATTTCTCAAAGAAAGGTTTTCCTTTCTCGATAAATGCGATTAATTTATTCATTACTTAACTCCTCTCTTATAGAGTTCGATTAAATGGTGCATCAAATCTTTGAGCAAGATGGTTGTCATCAAGTGATCCTGACCATGCATCATGGTTACACTATAGGCCAAATCCTCACCAGCGGCTTCCTTGGTCAATAGACTTGTTTGCGCGTGATGAGCCTCGGCGATACAGCCACCAGCTTCCTCAACTAAACTATCCGCTTTCGCAAAATCGCCAGCTTCAGCAGCCTTTAAAGCTTCCAATAGTTTTGATCGAGCATCGCCAGCATAGGCAACAATTTCAAAACCTAACAATGTTACTTCTTCTCTATTCATGATAGAATTCTCCTTATGTATTTTTAATTAAATTTTTATGACAATAAACGTTGGATATGTAGAACTAGATAAACTCGTTCACTTTTATACAAATCAAGACCCGTATGTTGCGTAATCACATCATAGATCTTAGAACCAATCTCGAACGCTTTTGGATAGGATTGTTTAATATGATCTTCCATATCCAGAAGTGATTGGTTATCATCTCTAGATCTGTCTAAATAATCCAAGAAATAATTCAAATGAATCATAAAACGATCATAGAAATGATTATTCTCTTTGGTTCGTTGAATTGCATAACTCTTTAGTACTTCTTCGACATTCCTGAGAATTTCTTTCCTCTTATCAATCGACTCCACAAGTTCCACTTCATTTTCACCTTCGGCATTAATGAAATGATAACCAATCCGAATAATTTCATCCTCCGGGAAATGATCTGTCAACTTCTGACGATAGATTTCAAAAGCTTCCTTTGCGATTTGAAAAGCGACAGGATACTTATTGGAAATATCTGGCAGATTACTATCCTTGTACCGTCCTTGTGTTAGAGCTTGGTAAGAACAGTAAATATGATCTGTCAAGGTTACGTAGAGATACTCTTGAATCGGATAATGATATTTCTTAGAAAGCTTATCAATAATCTCATAAGTCACTGTGATAAAATCCAGCGGAACATCTTTGAGCAGAGCCATAAAATTTTCTCTGGACTCTTCTGTCTTC
Encoded here:
- a CDS encoding pneumococcal-type histidine triad protein, coding for MKINKKYLAGSAAALILSVCSYELGLYQARTVKENNRISYIDGKQAAQKTENLTPDEVSKKEGINAEQIVIKITDQGYVTSHGDHYHYYNGKVPYDAIISEELLMKDPNYQLKDEDIVSEIKGGYVIKVDGKYYVYLKDAAHADNVRTKEEINRQKQEHSQHRERGTSANDGAVALARSQGRYTTDDGYIFNASDIIEDTGDAYIVPHGNHYHYIPKSELSASELAAAEAFLSGRSGQSNTPTYRRTNNNSASSDVDRWTPSYNNQGSGYTNTNTSNNGSDDSQASQNDEDIDGLLKQLYALPLSQRHVESDGLVFDPAQITSRTARGVAVPHGNHYHFIPYSQMSELEERIARIIPLQYSSNHRVPDSRPEQPSPQPTPEPSPSPQPAPNPQPSPSNPIDEKLVKQVIRKVADGYVFEENGISRYISAKELSAETAAAIDSKLDKQESLSHKLGAKKTNLPSANRGFYNKAYDLLAAVHQDLLANKGRQADFDTLDKLLERLNDESSDKVKLVDDILAFLAPIRHPERLGKPNAQIAYTDDEIQVAKLAGKYTTEDGYIFDPRDITSDEGDAYVTPHMTHSHWIKKDSLSEAERAAAQAYTKEKGLTPPSTDHQNPGNTEAKGAEAIYNRVKAAKKVPLDRMPYNLQHTVEVKNGSLIIPHYDHYHNIKFEWFDEGLYEAPKGYSLEDLFATVKYYVEHPNERPHSDSGWGNASDHVQRNQNGQADTNQTEKPSEEKPRTDKPEEEKPREEKPQSEKPESPKPTEEPEEESPEEPEEPQVDTEKVEAKLREAEELLAKIQDPIIKSNAKETLTGLKNNLLFGAQDNNTIMAEAEKLLALLKESK
- the ptsP gene encoding phosphoenolpyruvate--protein phosphotransferase; the protein is MTEMLKGIAASDGVAVAKAYLLVQPDLSFETITVEDTNAEEARLDAALQASQDELSVIREKAVGTLGEEAAQVFDAHLMVLADPEMISQIKETIRAKKVNAEAGLKEVTDMFITIFEGMEDNPYMQERAADIRDVTKRVLANLLGKKLPNPASINEEVIVIAHDLTPSDTAQLDKNFVKAFVTNIGGRTSHSAIMARTLEIAAVLGTNNITEIVKDGDILAVNGITGEVIINPTDEQAAEFKAAGEAYAKQKAEWALLKDAQTVTADGKHFELAANIGTPKDVEGVNDNGAEAVGLYRTEFLYMDSQDFPTEDEQYEAYKAVLEGMNGKPVVVRTMDIGGDKELPYFDMPHEMNPFLGFRALRISISETGDAMFRTQIRALLRASVHGQLRIMFPMVALLKEFRAAKAVFDEEKANLLAEGVAVADNIQVGIMIEIPAAAMLADQFAKEVDFFSIGTNDLIQYTMAADRMNEQVSYLYQPYNPSILRLINNVIKAAHAEGKWAGMCGEMAGDQQAVPLLVGMGLDEFSMSATSVLRTRSLMKKLDTAKMEEYANRALTECSTMEEVLELQKEYVNFD
- a CDS encoding phosphocarrier protein HPr, whose product is MASKDFHVVAETGIHARPATLLVQTASKFASDITLEYKGKSVNLKSIMGVMSLGVGQGADVTISAEGADADDAIAAITETMEKEGLA
- the nrdH gene encoding glutaredoxin-like protein NrdH, producing the protein MVTVYSKNNCVQCKMTKRFLDSNNVAYREINLDEQPEYIDQVKELGFSAAPIIQTPTEVFSGFQPGKLKQLA
- the nrdE gene encoding class 1b ribonucleoside-diphosphate reductase subunit alpha, whose protein sequence is MGLKHLEDVTYFRLNNEINRPVNGQIMLHKDKEALDAFFKENVVPNTMVFDSITDKINYLIEHNYIETAFLKKYRPEFLEELHQFIKDQNFQFKSFMAAYKFYNQYALKTNDGEYYLESMEDRVFFNALYFADGDEAVAIDIANEIIHQRYQPATPSFLNAGRARRGELVSCFLIQVTDDMNSIGRSINSALQLSRIGGGVGISLSNLREAGAPIKGYEGAASGVVPVMKLFEDSFSYSNQLGQRQGAGVVYLNVFHPDIIAFLSTKKENADEKVRVKTLSLGVVVPDKFYELARKNEEMYLFSPYSVELEYGVPFNYIDITEKYDELVANPNIRKTKIKARDLETEISKLQQESGYPYVVNIDTANRANPVDGKIIMSNLCSEILQVQEPSLINDAQEFLQMGTDVSCNLGSTNVVNMMTSPDFGRSIRAMVRALTFVTDSSHIVAVPTIDHGNSLAHTFGLGAMGLHSYLAQQLIEYGSPESVEFTSIYFMLMNYWTLVESNNIARERGITFHNFEKSDYANGSYFDKYVTGEFVPKSDRVKELFKDVFIPSAADWAELREKVQADGLYHQNRLAVAPNGSISYINDVSASIHPITQRIEERQEKKIGKIYYPAAGLSTDTIPYYTSAYDMDMRKVIDVYAAATEHVDQGLSLTLFMRSDIPKGLYEWKKENKQTTRDLSILRNYAFNKGIKSIYYVRTFTDDGGEVGANQCESCVI
- the nrdF gene encoding class 1b ribonucleoside-diphosphate reductase subunit beta: METYYKAINWNAIEDVIDKSTWEKLTEQFWLDTRIPLSNDLDDWRKLSNKEKDLVGKVFGGLTLLDTMQSETGVQALRSDIRTPHEEAVFNNIQFMESVHAKSYSSIFSTLNTKAEIEEIFEWTNTNPYLQRKAEIINEIYLNGTPLEKKVASVFLETFLFYSGFFTPLYYLGNNKLANVAEIIKLIIRDESVHGTYIGYKFQLGFNELPEEEQEKLKEWMYDLLYTLYENEEGYTESLYDGVGWTEEVKTFLRYNANKALMNLGQDPLFPDSADDVNPIVMNGISTGTSNHDFFSQVGNGYLLGEVEAMQDEDYNYGLN